Proteins from a genomic interval of Prosthecodimorpha staleyi:
- a CDS encoding AAA family ATPase: MTWLPLLLSETPDTAAIAGAWPAVAAMAACPQDRVYHAEGDVWTHTQMVVGELLADPAYRAFDPETRQALLLAAWFHDVAKPATTVEEWDGTENRMRIRQPGHARLGARMAWTALWRAGLPLPLREQVQWLIAWHQKPFHLWTATDMRREAITFAAVGHWRALLTLVRADNRGRIAPNADETTEKLDLLELWLEEQDLLDHPFPFANDESRVRFFATPSRAPDYAAPAPKGSRVVVLSGLPGAGKDTHAAAALKDLPQVSLDRLRGTLGIDPEDPQGRVVQAVHEAARVHLRRREPFVWNATNLTRQLRTKVLGLLLDYEAEIAIHAFDRPEAKILAQNRARDAVVPDAVIRRLADKWEPPSLIEAHRVEWV; the protein is encoded by the coding sequence ATGACCTGGCTGCCGCTGCTCCTGTCCGAGACGCCCGACACCGCCGCGATCGCCGGCGCCTGGCCGGCGGTGGCAGCCATGGCCGCCTGCCCGCAGGACCGGGTCTATCACGCCGAGGGCGATGTCTGGACCCATACCCAAATGGTGGTCGGCGAGCTTCTCGCCGACCCGGCCTATCGCGCCTTCGATCCCGAGACCCGCCAGGCGCTCCTGCTCGCGGCCTGGTTCCACGATGTCGCCAAGCCGGCGACGACCGTGGAGGAATGGGATGGTACCGAGAACCGCATGCGCATCCGTCAGCCCGGCCATGCCCGGCTCGGCGCACGCATGGCCTGGACGGCGCTGTGGCGCGCCGGCCTGCCGCTTCCCTTGCGTGAGCAGGTGCAATGGCTGATCGCCTGGCACCAGAAGCCGTTCCACCTCTGGACCGCAACGGACATGCGCCGAGAGGCGATCACCTTCGCGGCCGTCGGCCATTGGCGCGCGCTCCTCACCCTGGTCCGCGCCGACAATCGCGGCCGCATCGCGCCGAATGCGGACGAAACGACCGAAAAGCTCGACCTCCTGGAGCTCTGGCTCGAGGAGCAGGATCTGCTCGACCACCCCTTCCCCTTCGCCAATGACGAGAGCCGCGTCCGCTTCTTCGCCACACCCAGCCGCGCGCCCGACTATGCGGCGCCCGCGCCGAAAGGCAGCCGGGTCGTCGTCCTGTCCGGCCTGCCGGGGGCCGGCAAGGATACCCACGCCGCGGCCGCCCTGAAGGACCTGCCGCAGGTCTCCCTCGACCGGCTGCGCGGCACGTTGGGGATCGATCCGGAAGACCCGCAGGGCCGCGTCGTGCAGGCCGTCCACGAGGCCGCACGGGTGCACCTGCGTCGGCGCGAGCCCTTCGTGTGGAACGCAACCAACCTGACCCGGCAGTTGCGCACCAAGGTGCTCGGCCTGCTGCTCGACTACGAGGCCGAGATCGCGATCCACGCCTTCGACCGCCCGGAGGCGAAGATTCTCGCTCAGAACCGCGCCCGCGATGCCGTCGTCCCCGACGCCGTGATCCGCCGCCTCGCCGACAAATGGGAACCGCCGAGCCTGATCGAGGCGCACCGGGTAGAGTGGGTGTAG
- a CDS encoding HIT family protein: MSTAYDSNNIFAKILRGEIPCFRLYEDERTLAFMDIMPATDGHCLVIPKTPARNIFDCPAEDLAAVTAVVQKLALATRKAFSADGVTIQQFNEAAGGQEVFHLHFHVIPRKEGEKLRPLPRSVADMAELGRQADAIRAAL; this comes from the coding sequence ATGTCCACGGCCTATGACAGCAACAACATCTTCGCCAAGATCCTGCGCGGCGAGATCCCCTGCTTCCGGCTCTACGAGGATGAGCGCACCCTCGCTTTCATGGACATCATGCCGGCGACCGACGGCCATTGCCTGGTCATCCCCAAGACACCCGCGCGCAACATCTTCGACTGCCCGGCCGAGGATCTGGCGGCAGTGACGGCGGTTGTGCAGAAGCTCGCGCTGGCCACCCGCAAGGCCTTCTCGGCCGACGGTGTGACCATCCAGCAGTTCAACGAGGCGGCCGGCGGGCAGGAGGTGTTCCACCTGCATTTCCATGTCATTCCGCGCAAGGAGGGCGAGAAGCTGCGTCCCCTGCCCCGCTCGGTGGCCGACATGGCCGAACTCGGCCGGCAGGCCGACGCCATCCGCGCCGCGCTCTGA
- a CDS encoding AzlD domain-containing protein produces the protein MNGPAFAHPGDIGLTAFVLVAGVAVIAGLRLAGIVIGSRLSASHPLFEWARAVAAAVIAAQVALLVGHPMGSVGVLPLGVRLGAVLAGFLAYHFTGRSVLAGVAVGDAVILAALAAGA, from the coding sequence GTGAACGGTCCGGCCTTCGCGCATCCCGGCGACATCGGGCTGACCGCCTTCGTGCTGGTGGCCGGCGTGGCAGTGATCGCGGGCCTGCGGCTCGCTGGCATCGTGATCGGGTCGCGGCTCTCTGCCAGCCATCCGCTGTTCGAATGGGCGCGTGCGGTCGCCGCCGCCGTCATCGCCGCGCAGGTGGCGCTGCTGGTCGGCCATCCGATGGGCTCGGTCGGCGTCCTGCCGCTCGGCGTCCGCCTCGGCGCGGTCCTGGCCGGATTCCTCGCCTATCATTTCACCGGCCGTAGCGTGCTGGCCGGCGTCGCCGTGGGCGACGCCGTCATCCTGGCCGCCTTGGCGGCCGGGGCGTAG
- a CDS encoding AzlC family ABC transporter permease, with product MDWFRRRADAPRLAADELPTEIVRPPPRPPTLPEWVLAGARATLDGSTLVPVLNFLAFGTLAREAGLSFGEMLIVGAGVWWMSAQVVLAHGIAQGAMLAPTALSVLLASIPLLPMVVSVLPLFGARDRRRFALPIAQAISTVPWSMAQQRLPLLPEAARLPFFSGYAMAFMTFSLAAGAIGHQAAAALPPLVTALLVFILPMHLLFNAAGSARSATPWLAIAIGAVAAPLLEPVLKDFTLIGVGLVGGTLAFATVRLWRRILPPEVP from the coding sequence ATGGATTGGTTTCGGCGGCGGGCCGACGCGCCGCGCCTTGCAGCCGACGAACTGCCGACCGAAATCGTCCGGCCGCCGCCGCGCCCGCCGACCCTGCCCGAGTGGGTACTCGCCGGCGCGCGCGCGACGCTCGACGGGTCGACGCTGGTGCCGGTCCTCAACTTCCTGGCCTTCGGGACGCTCGCCCGCGAAGCCGGCCTGTCGTTCGGCGAGATGCTTATCGTCGGCGCCGGGGTCTGGTGGATGTCGGCGCAGGTGGTGCTCGCCCATGGCATCGCGCAGGGTGCCATGCTGGCGCCGACCGCGCTTTCGGTACTGCTGGCCTCGATCCCGCTTCTGCCGATGGTCGTCTCGGTGCTGCCGCTGTTCGGCGCGCGCGACCGGCGCCGTTTCGCCCTGCCGATCGCGCAGGCGATCTCGACGGTGCCCTGGTCGATGGCCCAGCAGCGCCTGCCGCTCCTGCCCGAGGCCGCACGTCTGCCCTTCTTCTCCGGCTACGCGATGGCCTTCATGACGTTCAGTCTCGCCGCCGGAGCGATCGGCCACCAGGCCGCCGCGGCCCTGCCGCCGCTGGTAACGGCGCTCCTGGTCTTTATCCTGCCGATGCATCTCCTGTTCAATGCGGCCGGTTCGGCGCGCAGCGCCACGCCCTGGCTGGCGATCGCCATCGGGGCCGTCGCGGCGCCGCTGCTCGAACCCGTTCTGAAGGATTTCACCCTGATCGGCGTCGGCCTCGTCGGCGGCACGCTGGCCTTCGCGACGGTGCGCCTGTGGCGCCGCATCCTGCCGCCGGAGGTGCCGTGA
- a CDS encoding AzlD domain-containing protein: MNLLTATYHQFDAWWWPYLFILIAGWFANDMWRILGVVLAGRLSDDSAIFTYVKSVATALVAGVIAQLIFLPSGSLGLAPMWLRLLSVAAGFAAYKASRNNVLVAVLVGEAVLLGLWAGLVGMP; the protein is encoded by the coding sequence GTGAATCTCCTGACCGCCACCTATCACCAGTTCGATGCCTGGTGGTGGCCCTATCTCTTCATTCTGATCGCCGGTTGGTTCGCCAACGACATGTGGCGCATCCTTGGCGTAGTCCTCGCCGGGCGGCTGTCCGACGACAGCGCGATCTTCACCTATGTGAAGTCGGTCGCCACCGCCCTGGTCGCCGGGGTGATCGCCCAACTGATCTTCCTGCCGTCCGGCAGCCTGGGGCTGGCGCCGATGTGGCTGCGGCTCCTGTCGGTCGCGGCCGGCTTCGCCGCCTACAAGGCGTCGCGCAACAACGTGCTGGTCGCCGTGCTCGTCGGCGAGGCGGTGCTGCTCGGACTCTGGGCCGGCCTCGTCGGCATGCCGTAG
- a CDS encoding AzlC family ABC transporter permease, with amino-acid sequence MDNPADPADPANPAETVSTARWFARGARQFLSIPAMILMASFVGFAGLARASGIGLVETVVMAGGIWALPSCVVLVGAVQTGASLAATFIAVSLSAFRLMPMVMSIVPVMRAERTSKLTLLFLSHFVAVTAWVFGMAKLPGLPREARAAYFAGFAVTLTSGAMIVAGVSHELAGALPPLLAAGLTLLTPLYFTVSLWGAARLASDRLALAFGVAAWPAMHWLEPNFELIWTGLVGGTAAFLVGRRIDAGRRRRVPAATENAGMEVGP; translated from the coding sequence ATGGATAACCCTGCCGATCCTGCCGATCCTGCCAATCCTGCCGAGACCGTCTCCACCGCGCGCTGGTTCGCGCGCGGCGCGCGTCAGTTCCTGTCGATCCCGGCCATGATCCTGATGGCCTCCTTCGTCGGCTTCGCCGGGTTGGCCCGCGCCTCGGGGATCGGGCTGGTCGAGACGGTCGTGATGGCCGGCGGGATCTGGGCGCTGCCGTCCTGCGTGGTGCTGGTTGGCGCGGTGCAGACCGGGGCCTCGCTGGCGGCGACCTTCATCGCCGTCAGCCTGTCGGCCTTCCGGCTGATGCCGATGGTCATGTCGATCGTGCCCGTGATGCGCGCCGAGCGAACCTCGAAGCTCACGCTCCTGTTCCTGTCGCATTTCGTGGCCGTGACCGCCTGGGTCTTCGGCATGGCCAAGCTGCCCGGCCTGCCGCGCGAGGCGCGGGCCGCCTATTTCGCCGGTTTCGCGGTCACGTTGACCTCCGGGGCGATGATCGTCGCCGGCGTCTCGCACGAACTGGCCGGCGCGCTGCCGCCGCTGCTCGCCGCCGGGCTGACGCTGCTGACCCCGCTCTATTTCACCGTTTCGCTCTGGGGCGCGGCGCGGCTTGCCTCCGACCGGCTGGCGCTGGCCTTCGGCGTCGCGGCCTGGCCGGCGATGCACTGGCTGGAGCCGAATTTCGAATTGATCTGGACGGGCCTCGTCGGCGGCACGGCCGCCTTCCTGGTCGGACGCCGGATCGATGCTGGGCGGCGCCGGCGGGTGCCGGCGGCGACCGAGAATGCCGGGATGGAGGTCGGACCGTGA
- a CDS encoding VOC family protein has protein sequence MLDHIGVPVSDLARSRAFYEAVLDPLGYGVVMEVTAAETGAEAHCGFGANGKPSFWIASGQALTGCLHVAFRAPDRAAVDAFHRAAMAMLAIDNGPPGLRPHYHPNYYAAFVLDPDGHNIEAVFHGAG, from the coding sequence ATGCTCGACCATATCGGCGTTCCCGTCTCCGACCTTGCCCGCTCGCGCGCCTTCTACGAGGCCGTGCTGGACCCGCTCGGCTATGGCGTCGTCATGGAGGTGACGGCGGCGGAGACCGGCGCGGAGGCGCATTGCGGTTTTGGTGCGAACGGCAAGCCGTCCTTCTGGATCGCTTCCGGGCAGGCCCTGACCGGCTGCCTGCACGTCGCCTTCCGGGCTCCGGACCGAGCGGCTGTCGACGCCTTCCATCGCGCCGCCATGGCCATGCTTGCCATCGACAACGGCCCGCCCGGCCTCCGGCCGCATTACCACCCGAACTACTACGCGGCCTTCGTCCTCGATCCCGACGGCCACAATATCGAGGCGGTGTTCCACGGGGCGGGCTGA
- a CDS encoding D-alanine--D-alanine ligase family protein, whose translation MATISNRLRIAVLFGGRSAEHEVSVMSGTNVMRALAPTNYDIVPVYITRDGRWLLSRFEDGVPERPETGTEICLIPGGQGRALAIPQSGAPYEVPEIGVLFPVLHGLQGEDGSVQGLAEVARIPLVGCGIIGSANALDKDVAKRLLIEAGVPVARSVTVHQGAEPTFAALEAALGLPLFVKPARQGSSVGVSKVVDEAGYAAALEEGFRHDRKLLAEEFIKGREIEFAVLEDPAGGLFVSRPGEIVPAESHGFYTYDAKYVDEAGAALKVPVELPDAVEAALKETAARAFRALGCDGMARADFFLMDDDRFVVNELNTIPGFTNISMYPKAMAASGIGYAELIDRLVAHGLARAGRVG comes from the coding sequence ATGGCCACGATTTCGAACCGGCTGCGCATCGCTGTTCTGTTTGGCGGCCGGTCCGCCGAGCATGAGGTGTCGGTCATGTCGGGTACCAACGTGATGCGCGCACTGGCGCCGACGAACTACGACATCGTGCCGGTCTACATCACCCGGGACGGCCGCTGGCTGCTCAGCCGTTTCGAGGACGGCGTGCCGGAGCGGCCGGAAACCGGCACCGAGATCTGCCTGATCCCGGGCGGGCAGGGACGGGCACTGGCCATTCCGCAAAGTGGCGCACCCTACGAAGTCCCGGAGATAGGCGTTCTCTTTCCGGTTCTGCACGGACTGCAGGGCGAGGATGGGTCCGTTCAGGGGCTCGCCGAGGTTGCGCGCATTCCGTTGGTCGGATGCGGCATCATCGGCTCGGCCAATGCGCTCGACAAGGACGTGGCCAAGCGCCTTCTGATCGAAGCCGGCGTCCCCGTCGCGCGTTCGGTGACCGTCCACCAGGGTGCGGAGCCGACATTTGCGGCGCTCGAGGCCGCACTCGGCCTGCCGCTCTTCGTCAAACCGGCCCGGCAGGGTTCCTCGGTCGGCGTCAGCAAGGTGGTCGACGAGGCCGGCTATGCGGCCGCGCTCGAGGAAGGCTTCCGCCACGACCGCAAGCTGCTCGCCGAGGAATTCATCAAGGGGCGCGAGATCGAATTCGCCGTTCTGGAAGACCCGGCCGGCGGCCTGTTCGTGTCCCGGCCGGGCGAGATCGTGCCGGCCGAAAGCCACGGCTTCTATACCTACGACGCCAAATATGTCGACGAGGCCGGCGCGGCGCTGAAGGTTCCGGTCGAACTGCCCGATGCGGTCGAGGCGGCGCTCAAGGAGACCGCCGCCCGCGCCTTCCGGGCGCTCGGCTGCGACGGCATGGCCCGGGCCGACTTCTTCCTGATGGACGACGACCGCTTCGTCGTGAACGAACTCAACACCATCCCGGGCTTCACCAATATCAGCATGTACCCGAAAGCCATGGCGGCCAGCGGGATCGGCTATGCCGAGCTGATCGACCGCCTGGTCGCCCATGGTCTGGCGCGGGCCGGCCGGGTCGGCTGA
- the clpA gene encoding ATP-dependent Clp protease ATP-binding subunit ClpA produces the protein MPSFSRSLEKALHQALHYANERRQEYATLEHLLLALLDDQDAAAVMRACNVDLELLRRNLVEYIDTELDNLVGDGEDDSKPTAGFQRVIQRAVIHVQSSGREEVTGANVLVAIFAERESHAAYFLQEQDMTRYDAVNYISHGIAKRVGLAESRPVRGADDEMSGGENGEGPKKKTDALEAYCVNLNDKARKGKIDPLIGRDSEIARTIQVLCRRSKNNPLYVGDPGVGKTAIAEGLARRIVNGEVPDVLKGSTVFALDMGALLAGTRYRGDFEERLKQVVKEIEEYPKAIMFIDEIHTVIGAGATSGGAMDASNLLKPALAGGSIRCIGSTTYKEYRQFFEKDRALVRRFQKIDVNEPTIPDAIEILKGLKPYFEDHHRVRYTNDAIKAAVELSSRYINDRKLPDKAIDVIDESGAAQMLVPESKRRKVIGVKEVEDTIATMARIPPKSVSKDDAEVLQHLETNLRRVVYGQDKAIESLSAAIKLARAGLREPEKPIGSYLFAGPTGVGKTEVARQLAKLLGVELLRFDMSEYMERHTVSRLIGAPPGYVGFDQGGLLTDGIDQHPHSVLLLDEIEKAHPDLFNILLQVMDHGRLTDHNGKQVDFRNVILIMTTNAGAADLAKAPIGFNRVKREGDDQEAINKLFTPEFRNRLDAVVTFQHLPMEVVHQVVTKFVMQLEGQLADRNVTFELDDAAVKWLAEKGYDSQMGARPLGRIIQEHIKKPLADEVLFGKLRKGGVVKVSVKEGGTELLLDSIPAEAAAPAEPQPEPEVQAKAPPKAKPKKAGPPVPARGSKGLIPKVPLG, from the coding sequence GTGCCATCCTTCTCACGCAGCCTCGAGAAGGCGCTCCACCAGGCGCTCCACTATGCCAACGAGCGCCGGCAGGAATATGCCACGCTCGAGCACCTGCTGCTTGCGCTTCTGGACGACCAGGATGCGGCCGCGGTCATGCGGGCCTGCAACGTCGACCTGGAGCTTCTGAGGCGCAATCTCGTCGAATATATCGACACCGAGCTCGACAACCTGGTCGGCGACGGAGAGGACGATTCCAAGCCGACGGCCGGATTTCAGCGCGTCATTCAGCGTGCCGTGATCCACGTCCAGTCTTCCGGTCGGGAAGAGGTGACGGGGGCGAATGTCCTGGTCGCAATCTTCGCCGAGCGGGAGAGTCATGCGGCCTATTTCCTGCAAGAGCAGGACATGACCCGCTACGACGCCGTCAACTACATCAGTCACGGTATCGCGAAGCGCGTGGGGCTCGCGGAGAGCCGCCCGGTGAGAGGAGCCGACGACGAGATGTCGGGAGGCGAGAACGGCGAAGGGCCGAAGAAGAAGACCGACGCGCTCGAAGCCTATTGCGTGAACCTCAACGACAAGGCGCGCAAGGGCAAGATCGACCCGCTGATCGGACGGGACAGCGAGATCGCGCGCACCATCCAGGTGCTGTGCCGCCGCTCCAAGAACAACCCGCTCTATGTGGGCGATCCCGGCGTCGGCAAGACCGCCATCGCCGAAGGTCTTGCCCGGCGGATCGTCAACGGCGAAGTACCGGACGTGCTCAAGGGCTCGACCGTCTTCGCCCTCGACATGGGTGCCCTGCTGGCGGGCACCCGCTACCGCGGCGACTTCGAGGAGCGGCTCAAGCAGGTCGTCAAGGAGATCGAGGAATATCCCAAGGCGATTATGTTCATCGACGAGATCCACACCGTGATCGGTGCCGGAGCCACGTCGGGCGGCGCCATGGATGCCTCCAACCTGCTCAAGCCGGCGCTCGCCGGCGGCTCGATCCGCTGCATCGGTTCGACCACCTACAAGGAATACCGCCAGTTCTTCGAGAAGGACCGGGCCCTCGTCCGTCGTTTCCAGAAGATCGACGTGAACGAGCCGACCATTCCGGATGCGATCGAGATCCTGAAGGGTCTGAAGCCCTATTTCGAGGACCATCACCGCGTCCGCTATACCAACGACGCCATCAAGGCGGCGGTGGAACTGTCCTCGCGCTACATCAACGACCGCAAGCTGCCCGACAAGGCGATCGACGTGATCGACGAGAGCGGCGCGGCGCAGATGCTGGTGCCGGAATCGAAGCGCCGCAAGGTGATCGGCGTGAAGGAGGTCGAGGACACCATCGCCACCATGGCGCGCATCCCGCCGAAGTCCGTCTCCAAGGACGACGCCGAGGTGCTGCAGCATCTGGAGACCAATCTCCGGCGCGTGGTCTACGGCCAGGACAAGGCGATCGAGTCGCTCTCGGCGGCGATCAAGCTCGCCCGGGCGGGCTTGCGCGAACCGGAGAAGCCGATCGGCTCCTACCTGTTCGCCGGACCGACCGGCGTCGGCAAGACCGAAGTGGCGCGCCAGCTGGCCAAGCTGCTGGGCGTGGAACTGCTCCGCTTCGACATGTCGGAATATATGGAGCGCCACACCGTCAGCCGCCTGATCGGCGCACCGCCCGGTTATGTCGGGTTCGACCAGGGCGGCCTGTTGACCGATGGCATCGACCAGCACCCGCACAGCGTGCTGCTGCTCGACGAGATCGAGAAGGCGCATCCGGACCTGTTCAACATCCTGTTGCAGGTCATGGACCATGGCAGGCTGACCGACCACAACGGCAAGCAGGTCGACTTCAGGAACGTCATCCTGATCATGACCACCAATGCCGGCGCAGCCGACCTCGCCAAGGCGCCGATCGGCTTCAACCGGGTCAAGCGCGAAGGCGACGACCAGGAGGCGATCAACAAGCTGTTCACGCCGGAATTCCGCAACCGGCTGGATGCGGTCGTGACTTTCCAGCACCTCCCCATGGAGGTGGTGCACCAGGTCGTCACCAAGTTCGTGATGCAGCTGGAAGGTCAGCTGGCCGACCGCAACGTGACCTTCGAACTCGACGACGCTGCCGTGAAGTGGCTCGCCGAAAAGGGCTACGACAGTCAGATGGGCGCCCGCCCGCTCGGACGCATCATCCAGGAACACATCAAGAAGCCGCTCGCCGACGAGGTTCTGTTCGGCAAGCTGCGCAAGGGCGGCGTGGTCAAGGTTTCGGTGAAGGAGGGCGGCACGGAACTGTTGCTCGACTCGATCCCGGCCGAGGCCGCCGCCCCGGCGGAACCGCAGCCCGAGCCGGAAGTGCAGGCCAAGGCGCCGCCCAAGGCCAAGCCCAAGAAGGCCGGTCCGCCCGTCCCGGCGCGCGGCAGCAAGGGACTGATCCCGAAGGTGCCGCTCGGCTGA
- the clpS gene encoding ATP-dependent Clp protease adapter ClpS: MSKDARRPGEQDPGTVVVTKTRPKTKRPNMYRVLLLNDDYTPMEFVVHVLERFFNKGREEATRIMLHVHHHGVGECGIYTYEVAETKVTQVMDFARQHQHPLQCVMEKK, translated from the coding sequence ATGAGCAAAGACGCGCGGCGACCTGGAGAGCAGGATCCCGGAACGGTCGTGGTCACCAAGACGCGACCGAAGACGAAGCGGCCGAACATGTACCGCGTGCTGCTGCTGAACGACGACTACACGCCGATGGAATTCGTAGTCCACGTCCTCGAACGCTTCTTCAACAAGGGGCGCGAAGAGGCGACACGCATCATGCTGCATGTCCATCATCATGGCGTTGGGGAATGCGGCATCTACACCTACGAGGTGGCCGAAACCAAGGTCACCCAGGTGATGGACTTCGCCCGCCAGCACCAGCATCCCCTGCAATGCGTCATGGAAAAGAAGTGA
- a CDS encoding phasin family protein → MVNVDEFQKASKENMDNAMKQIGVISKGVQAIAVEVADYSKKSFEQSTATVEKLFGVKTLDKAIELQSEYVKSAYEGYVAELTKVGEMYVDLAKELYKPYEGAFAKFQAK, encoded by the coding sequence ATGGTCAACGTCGACGAATTCCAGAAGGCTTCGAAAGAGAACATGGATAACGCCATGAAGCAGATCGGCGTGATTTCCAAGGGCGTGCAGGCCATCGCGGTCGAAGTCGCGGACTATTCGAAGAAGTCCTTCGAGCAGAGCACGGCCACGGTCGAGAAGCTGTTCGGCGTCAAGACGCTGGATAAGGCGATCGAACTGCAGAGCGAATACGTCAAGTCCGCCTACGAAGGCTATGTCGCTGAACTCACCAAGGTCGGCGAGATGTATGTCGACCTCGCCAAAGAGCTCTACAAGCCCTACGAAGGCGCTTTCGCCAAGTTCCAGGCCAAGTAA
- a CDS encoding SPOR domain-containing protein, with product MGESGRYAAFVVDGKTGKVLFSRNADAQRYPASLTKMMTLYVLFEELERGRVKLDTPFEVSAFASNQAPSKLGLRPGDTIEVGDAIRALVTKSANDVAVVIAENLSGSQDAFAARMTRTARRIGMSDTTFRNASGLPNPGQITTAKDMVTLGLALQDRFPDYYRFFSTRAFAWRGGVIGNHNRLLGRVEGIDGIKTGYTQASGFNLVSSIRRDGRHLVAAVMGGPTGRSRDNHMAQLLETYLPAASRGSKTFAINDTGRDDAPVPTRKAGGDKVASIDGAVTRTEERAPIERGAAVAMAKAILLPEAGSRPAYEPISILPPSIGTRTAAASVSSFSMPTLTAATSPAPAPGAPASSSATVRSAGLTPPAAIPGSTASGYADPRRTVGEREIDSIVTRSVDPAGRKPDPRRADTTKPDAGAKPDPVKSDAASGNKGWMVQIAAVDTESAAKALLTKARGQVGSALSGSHPVAEAVSKGSSTFYRARFAGFADQASANAACASLKRSNYACLALRQ from the coding sequence ATGGGAGAAAGCGGCCGCTACGCCGCATTCGTGGTCGACGGCAAAACCGGCAAGGTGCTGTTCTCCCGCAACGCCGATGCGCAGCGCTATCCGGCTTCCCTGACCAAGATGATGACGCTCTACGTCCTGTTCGAAGAACTGGAGCGCGGCCGCGTCAAGCTTGACACGCCCTTCGAGGTCTCGGCCTTTGCCTCCAATCAGGCACCGTCGAAGCTGGGTCTGCGTCCGGGCGATACGATCGAGGTCGGCGACGCGATCCGCGCGCTGGTCACCAAGTCGGCCAACGACGTCGCCGTGGTCATCGCCGAGAACCTGTCCGGCTCGCAGGATGCCTTTGCGGCGCGGATGACCCGCACCGCGCGCCGGATCGGCATGAGCGACACGACCTTCCGCAACGCTTCGGGATTGCCCAATCCGGGCCAGATCACCACCGCAAAAGACATGGTGACACTTGGTCTCGCGCTGCAGGACCGCTTCCCGGACTACTACCGCTTCTTTTCGACCCGCGCTTTCGCCTGGCGCGGCGGCGTGATCGGCAACCACAACCGGTTGCTCGGCCGGGTCGAAGGCATCGACGGCATCAAGACCGGCTACACCCAGGCGTCCGGGTTCAACCTGGTCAGTTCGATCCGCCGGGACGGCCGGCACCTCGTCGCCGCCGTGATGGGCGGACCGACCGGCCGTTCGCGCGACAACCACATGGCACAACTGCTGGAGACCTATCTGCCCGCAGCCAGTCGCGGGTCGAAGACCTTCGCGATCAACGACACCGGCCGCGATGACGCGCCGGTCCCGACCCGCAAGGCCGGTGGCGACAAGGTCGCATCGATCGACGGCGCCGTCACCCGGACCGAGGAGCGCGCGCCGATCGAGCGCGGAGCCGCGGTCGCCATGGCCAAGGCGATCCTGCTGCCGGAGGCCGGCTCCCGGCCGGCCTACGAGCCGATCTCGATCCTGCCGCCCTCCATCGGCACCCGCACCGCCGCGGCGAGCGTGTCCAGCTTCTCGATGCCGACGCTGACCGCCGCCACCAGTCCGGCGCCGGCTCCCGGCGCTCCGGCCTCTTCGAGCGCGACCGTGCGCTCCGCCGGCCTGACCCCGCCCGCCGCCATCCCTGGCAGCACGGCGAGCGGCTATGCGGATCCGCGTCGCACCGTCGGCGAACGCGAGATCGACTCCATCGTGACACGGTCGGTCGACCCTGCCGGCCGCAAGCCCGATCCGCGCCGCGCCGATACGACGAAGCCGGATGCGGGGGCGAAGCCGGACCCGGTCAAGAGCGATGCCGCATCCGGCAACAAAGGCTGGATGGTGCAGATCGCAGCCGTGGACACGGAATCGGCCGCAAAGGCTCTGCTGACCAAGGCCCGCGGTCAGGTCGGCAGTGCCCTCTCCGGCAGCCATCCGGTGGCCGAGGCCGTTTCCAAGGGCAGTTCGACCTTCTATCGCGCGCGCTTCGCCGGCTTTGCCGACCAGGCCTCCGCCAATGCCGCCTGTGCCAGTCTGAAGCGCAGCAACTATGCCTGTCTTGCCTTGCGTCAATGA